The genomic window ATCCGATTGGCGCTGGTCATCGACAGGAAGCGATTGATGCCATGTGCGAGGAATTCCTTCGCATTAAACTGCAGGACAGGATGGCATCCTGTCCCTAGAAATTTTGCTTGCAAATATTATCAACATTTATTACCTTTTATTGACTTTAAATGCACCAAAACAAAAAATCAAATAGGTTGTTTACCATAGAAGCTTTAACCGCCGAGACAAATGAGCAGCTACGCCAGCCACTGCGCATGACCGAAGAAGAATTTCTCGAATTTTGCGATGAAGACACGAAAGCCGAGCATATAGACGGAGAGGTCATTGTGCTTTCACCAGGTTCTAATAAGCATAGTAGGATTGCGACGTTTCTGACAAGGATTCTACAATTCTACATTGATCGGCATCATCTTGGCACACTTTGGGGTGAAAACTTTCAAGTTCGACCGCGACAAGGATTGCGTAGGGTGTCTGATCTGATCTTTATTTCAAAAGACAATCGGGTAACTGTAACCAATACCGAGGGTCGATAGCGCTCTTGATTTAGTCGTGGAGATCGTCTCCCCAGATTGCGTGGAGCGTGATTGGCGAGAGAAATATTTAGAATATGAAAAAACAGGCATCAAGGAAAATTGGGTGATTGATCCAATCTATGAAAAAATGAATATTTATTGCTTGAACGAGCAGGGCCTATACGAAGCCCAAAAAGCTGAAAATAAAATTTTAAAATCAAAGGTACTGCCCGGCTTCTGGATTAAACCCGAATGGTTCTGGCAGGAGCCATTACCGAATCTAATTTCAGTTGCTAGGAAATTGAATATCAAAATTGGATAGCAGCATGAGATATCAAGATATTCAGCAAAAAATCCGACCTATTTTTGAATCGGACCCCGAGATTGCCGCCGTTTATTTATTCGGCTCAACCGCTACTGGGAAAAATCATCTTAAAAGTGATATCGATTTGGCGATTTTGTTTCAACGGCCGTTGTCAACTATCGAATCCCATCGAAGATTAGAACAACATTTTGTTAAGCTCACCAAAGCATTGGGTGCTGAACCAGATCTGGTTGATCTGGAAAAAATTGATCTCATTCTGCTGTTCGAAATTTTAAAAGAGGGTATTATTTTGATCGAAAATGACCGCGAGCGAAACCGCAACTTCATGGGCAGAAAGTTGGTCGAATGCATCGATTTTCAAACCATCATGAAAAGATGTGCCAGAGGAATGTACCGAAACGCATTGGAGAGGGTTAGTGGTTAAAACCGATGTATTATATCGCAAAATAAGCCAGGTGAAGCACCACTTAGAACGGTTGAAGGCCAAACAGAAACTTTCCAGAGAGAGTTTTTTAACCGATCTGGATGCTCAGGATTCCGTTCTGTTGAACCTACAACATGCTATTCAAGGCATCATCGACATTGGAGCACATATTATATCAGATGAAGCCTGGGGCGTTCCTGGATCTCTTTCAGATATTTTTTATAAGCTTGAGGATCACGGATTGATCTCCCCTTCTCTCGTCGAAAAATTAATCCCCATGATCGGGTTTCGCAATTTGATTGTGCATCAATACGGAGATATAAATTTCAGCATCGTTTACGAGATCTACCAGAAGCGTTTGGAGGATATCGAAAATTTTCTTGATGTCATCCAGAGCCATTTTCAACCATAGCCAGACTTAGTTTGCTCCTTTTTACATTAACATTAGATTTCGGCAAATAATAATAATTAATTCATTGCTAGGGGCGAAGTAACGAAGCAATCCATTATTAATTTCTGAATCAGGGGATTCCTCTCCGACTGCTGGCGGATCGGAATGGCGAGTTCCTCTATTTTGCAGAAGGTCATATCGACATTAATCGCATTTTGAATTTGTATTAATTTCAAATTGAAATTCATTCAAAAATCGCTTGACTTTCTGGAAAAAAATTGTAATATTTATTCCTCTTAATGAACCAATTTTAACCGAATCTTTCTATCTACATCTCTTTTATTGCAAAAATCTTTGAGGAAAAATAGTATGAAGATCAAGAACCATCTTTTTTTGATTTTATTTTTTGCATTCATAGTTTTGCTAAATTTTGATTGCAAAAAATCCTCCCACCAAAAGGAAAAAATTCAACTAGAAATTGCTGAAGTCACCATCCCCGTTCAGGGCATGACCTGCGGCAGTTGTGAGCATCATATCGAGACGGAGGTCATTCGCAAGGCAGGGGTCATCGAAATCAAGGCGGATCACCAGAAGGCTATTGCCCATGTGAAGTACGATAGCAGCAAAATTTCGCTGGATCAACTGGTGGCGGCGATCAATGAGACGGGGTATAAGGCCAGTATGCCAGTTGCCAGTGATCAGTAATCAGTCTTCAGTCAGCAGTCTTCAGTCGGCAGTATGCAGGTGGCTGGGTGGTAAATTCTATTTTTGCGGATGCTTTAATACCCATTAATCCCGCTATTGGCCAACTGTCAGATTCGCTAAATTGGAATTCAGAAAAATTAATTCGCTCAAATTAGCGAAATTGGCGGTCAAGGATTTTGAATTGGAAGTCATACCCATGAAAGCATGATTACGATTCTGATGAAATGAAATCCCAACAATGTGAGGAAGGAAATGAGAAAGCTGATAATTATTGTTTTAATCTGGCTTATCGGGGCGCAATTCTCAGGGCTTGCAAGAGCGCAGGATGAAAAGATCGAAGTTGGCATTATCGAGAAATTGGGGCAATATATTCCGAAAGATGTGTTCTTTTATGACGAGCGGGGCGATTCCGTAGCGTTGAAGGATATGATCGATAAGCCGACCATCCTGTCGTTCGTCTATTTTCGTTGTCCCACCATCTGTCCCCGTATGCTGGCCGAGCTCTCGGTGTTGTTAGAAAAAATCGCTCTGGAGCCTGGCAAGGATTTTAATCTCATCACCATCAGCTTCGATCCGACGGATACGCCAGCGAGTGCGGCCGATAAAAAAATGAATTTCATGAAATCGATCCAGCGGCCACTGCCTGAAAATGCCTGGCGCTTCCTGACGGGCGACATCAACAACATCGCCCGCATCACCGAGGCCGTGGGCTATCGCTTCAAAAAAGATCGGCAGGATTTCATCCATCCCTCGGCCATCATTGCCCTATCCCCCGAAGGGAAAATTGTTCGCTACATCATGGGCTTAAGCTACCTGCCATTCGATGTGAAGATGGCCGTCATCGAAGCGGCCGAGGGACGGGTCGGCCCGACGATCAATAAAGTGTTATTGTACTGTTTCAGCTACGATCCCCAGGGACGGACGTATGCGATGAACATCACCAAGATTACGGGGACGATCATTCTGTTTCTGGTGGCTGTATTCGCCATTTTTCTGGTGGCGAAATCCCGAACTCGGGGAAATAAATAGAAGCTACTGGTTCCATCGGTTAAAGCGATGGAATCCAGTATACCACCCTTGCTAAGGTGGAATCTAAACGTTCCGAAAGTTCCAAACTTTCGGAACGCTCGAATGTTGAATGACTACCCTTGAGAAGGTTAGCAACCATCTTAAGGGTGGATTTCCGATTATCAAAAAAAAGCTTTCCGAAAGCTCCGAGCTTTCGAAAAGCTCAAATTCTAAAATAGAACAACGAGGCACTCTTTATGGCTCATGACGCAGCAATTGCTACTACCCATCCTGTTAGCTTTTTAGAGGAACGAGGTCGATTTACAGGCATCCTGTCCTGGATTTTCAGCACCGATCACAAGCGCATCGGCATTTTGTATTTGTTCTCCATGCTCGCCATGTTTTTGGTGGGCGCAACATTCGCCTTTTTGATGCGGTTGGAGCTGATCGCCCCAGGAAAAACCATTATCGAGCCGCAGACCTATAACTCGTTCTTCACCCTGCACGGCGTGATCATGATTTTCCTGTTCATCATCCCCAGCATCCCAGCAGCGTTCGGCAACTTCTTTCTGCCGATTCAGATTGGCGCCAAGGACGTGGCCTTCCCCCGATTAAATCTGTTGAGCTGGTGGCTGTACATTTCAGGAGCGGCTCTGGCCATCTATTCCCTGGTCAGTGGCGCTGCCCCAGCCGATACGGGTTGGACGTTCTATGCGCCGTACAGCATCCGCACGGGCACGAATGTCTCGCTCACGGTATTTGCGGCGTTCGTCTTAGGATTTTCATCTATTTTAACGGGCGTCAATTTCATCACCACCATCCATCGCATGCGGGCGCCTGGCATGGGCTGGTTCAAAATGCCGCTGTTCCAGTGGGCGCTCTATGCCACAGGCTGGATTCAGATCATTGCCACGCCCATCGTGGGCATCACGCTGTTGCTGGTGATTTTTGAACGGGCATTCGGCATCGGCGTGTTCGATCCCACCAAAGGCGGCGACCCGATCCTCTACCAGCACCTGTTCTGGATTTACTCGCATCCCGCTGTGTACATCATGATTTTGCCAGGCATGGGCGTGATCTCGGAGATGATCCCCGTCTTTGCCCGACGGACCATCTTCGGCTATAAATTCATCGCCTTCTCCAGTCTGGCCATTGCCTTTTTCGGGTCGCTGGTCTGGGGCCATCACATGTTCGTCAGCGGCCAAAGCTATACTGCCGATGTCGTTTTCTCGCTGCTCACCTTTCTGGTCGCCATTCCCAGCGCCATCAAGGTGTTCAACTGGGTGGCCACGTTGTACAAAGGCTCCATCGAGCTGGAATCGCCCATGTTGTTCTCGCTGGCGTTCATCTTTTTGTTCTCCATCGGCGGACTGACGGGATTGATGCAGGGAGCGCTGGCGGTCAACGTCCACATTCACGACACATCGTTCATCGTCGGCCATTTCCATTACGTGATGTTCGGCGGCACGGGCTTCGCCTTCTTCGGGGCGCTGCATTATTGGTTCCCCAAAATGTTCGGCAAAATGTACAATCGCAAGCTGGCCAAGATCGCCTGGGGCTTCATGTTCGTGGGATTCAACACGCTCTATTTTCCGCTGCTGGTGATCGGCTGGATGGGTATGCCACGACGCTATTACGATTATCTGCCCCAGTTCCACACAGGCCATTTGATCTCCACCATCGGCAGTTGGATTTTGATCACAGGCATCCTGCTGGTGCTTTACAATTTGGGCCGAGCTTTGATCAAAGGTGAAAAGGCGGGACAAAATCCCTGGGGTGGCGCCACGCTGGAATGGCAGACGTCGACACCTCCGCCGCTGGAAAATTTTGAGAAGATTCCAGAGGTGAATCGAGATCCGTATGACTTTCGGGGGATTGCTGTTCAGTAGAGATTATCGAATGAGCATACTACCAAATAAATTTGGATTCCAGGAGTGTTGGAATGTTGGCCTTATTGCATCACTCCATGACTCCAATAGTTCATTTATTCCATTAATCGGCTTCTGTAAAATTAAACTATTTCAGTCATTCCGAACGGAGCGCAGCGGAGTGAGGAATCTTTGTGTCTTACAGAATTAAATAATCAGATTCCTCGCTTCGCTCGGAATGACGGATTTTCTCAGCTTGCAGAGGTCTATCCCTTTAACGAAAAGCATCGCTATTCGCAAAACATGGAGGAGAAGCCTTCAGATGGTTGGTACAACTGAATTTGCTGTGGCAAAACATAGTGACTACACAGGCGCCAAGATCGGCATGTGGCTATTTCTGTTTACGGAATTGCTCTTGTTCGGTGGCATGTTCGTGCTGTACTCGGTCTATCGCTACAAGTACGCCCACGATTTTCACATCGCTGCTTATGAATTGAATCAGTTGATGGGCGCCATCAACACGGTTATTTTGCTCACCAGCAGCCTCACCATGGCGCTATCCATTGCGGCGCTGCAACGAGCCAATCGTAAGCTATCGAACATATTTCTGATCATCACCATCGTTTTAGGCGTGCTGTTTCTGGTCAACAAGTACTTCGAGTGGAGCGCCAAGATCGAACATGGGATTTATCCGAATTCGCCGCTATTGGCTCGTAGCTTTAATAATGGCGAAACGCTGTTCTTCGGCCTCTATTACGCCATGACGGGCTTGCATGGATTGCACGTGGTCATTGGCATTGGCATATTGACTTTTATGCTCTATTTCATCAATCGCCAGCCCACCACGCAGTTCGCCATCGAGCCAGCTCAAGTCGATGAGCTGCGGGGCTCGCAGTTGAAAATCGAGGATCGTCAGGGCCGAAAGCTGTGGGACGGCGCCACCATCGGCAACTCCGTCCGCCGCATCTCGATCACATTCAAACATTACGCCACCGACGAGACCTTTGATCGTACCAATATCACGAAACTGGAGAATTCGGGCCTGTACTGGCATCTGGTGGATATTATCTGGATATTTTTGTTTCCGTTGTTTTATTTGATTACTTGACATCCCCCTAAATCCCCCTTAAAAGGGGGAATTTTGAGGAGACCCATTCCCCGCTTTAAAGGGTATCCTATAGAGCCTTCCCCCCTTTGAAGGGGGGCCAGGGGGGATGTCTGAAAATACAAATAAATTCAAAATGAATAAAATCTATAAAAACGACATTCAAATAATTATTGAAAAAGGCGATGATGGCTATTTTGTCGTTCACTGCCCAACTATAAAAGCTTGCTGGTCTCAAGGTAAAACCCAAAATGAAGCATTGAAAAACATTCAAGAAGCAATTGATTTGTATTTAAGCGAAGAACAATCAAAATCCCAAAAACTTAAATTTAGAAAATTCGATTTGGGTGAAGAAGTCCATGTAGATCGAGATGAATTGTATTCAGGGAGAGGATAGCTAGGGTTGTTTTGATTTAAAATGACATCCCCCTGAATCCCCCTTCAAAGGGGGACTTTTGAGATGACCCACTACCAGCTTTGAAGGGTATCCCATAGAGCTTTCCCCCCTTTAAAGGGGGGCCAGGGGGGATGTCTAGAAATAGAAAATTGTTATTAACTTTGAAAGCAGCAATATGCCCAGAAATCCAATCATACCCTACAATCCGAAACTAAAAACATTAGCACGAGAACTCAGAAAAAATGCGACTTATTCAGAGAAAATATTATGGAACGCTATCAGAAGAAAACAATTGGGGTATGAATTTCACAGGCAGGTACCCATTGATGAATTTATTGTTGATTTTTATTGTCATGAGCTAATGCTGGCTATAGAAATCGATGGCATTAGTCATGAAGCAGAATATGCAAAAATCAACGATAAAGAACGGCAATCAAAGATAGAAAATTTTGGAGTATCCTTTCTAAGATTTGATGATGAATTTGTAAAGGCAAATCCTGACAAAGTCATTTCGGAAATTGAAAATTGGATTAGATTAAATGCAAGGAGGACATCCCCCTAAATCCCCTGCCCTGCGGGCACTGGCTTCAAAGGGGGACTCTTAAGGAGCATTCCCCCCTTTGAAGGGGGGCCAGGGGGGATGTCTAAACAAGAAAGTAAGTTCAAAGTTAGAAAATTCCATTTGGATGATAAATTTCATACCAATCTTGAAGAATCTAAGATAGGGAGAGAGTAATTCGTTTTGCTCAGATTTAAAAAAGACATCCCCCTAAATCCCCCTTCAAAGGGGGACTTAATATCGTTCCCCCCTTCAAAGGGGGACTTTGCAAGGGGTGCTTTCCCCCCTTTGAAGGGGGGAAAGGGGGGATGTTAGAAATGAAGCGTAAAAATCAATGAATTCGGAGAACAAACCATGACCCACCACGACTCAACCCAGGAACAACATGCGGTAACCTACAGCACCTACATCCTGATCTGGTTCGCACTGATCGTCCTCACGGGACTAACCGTGGCAGTGGCTGGCACCAACCTGGGCGGACTCAGCGTATGGACGGCTATTCTCATCGCAGCGATCAAAACAACTCTCGTGCTGATGGTCTTCATGCATTTGAAATACGAGCGGCCCCTGTTTCGCTGGATGGTGCTGGTGGTGCTCGTGGCTATAACCATTTTTATCGTATTCACATTCTTTGATGTCTCTTATCGATAGGTGAAATTATGATCGTTGACACAGCGAATATCCCGCAAACCGTCAATAACGTCTTTTATTTAATCTTAGCCATTTCCGTGGTGCTGCTGCTGCTCATCACGTTTCTGATGGTCTTTTTTGTCATCAAATATCATCGCAAGCGGAACAAAGAGCCGAAGGATATCGAGGGCAATACCTGGCTGGAGATCACCTGGACGGTTATCCCCACCATTCTGGTACTGGGCATGTTCTACTACGGCTGGATCGGCTACAAAATGATGAAGGATGTGCCTAAGGATGCGATGACCATCAACGTTACGGGGCGCATGTGGTCGTGGCTATTCGAATATGAGAACGGCATCCAGAGCGACACGTTGTACGTGCCTGTGGACAAGCCGATCCGCATCAATTTGAAATCCCAGGATGTGCTGCATAGCTTTTATATCCCCGCCTTTCGGGTGAAGCATGATGTGGTGCCTGGGAATGAACAGGGATACGTCTGGTTTCAACCCAAAGAGCTGGGCACGTATGATGTCTTCTGCGCCGAGTATTGCGGCCAGCAACATGCCTATATGAAGACCAAGCTGGTGGTGCTGCCTGAAACGGATTTTCAGGCCTGGTTGAGCAAGAAAGGCGGAGCAGCTCCTGCTGCCGATTCGGTCGCCATAAAGCCCATGACAACCTCTTCCTCAGCCGAGCCAGCAAAAACCGATGCGCCCAAAGAAATTCCCCGTGGCCTGGCCTTGCTGAACGAAAAGCAATGCACCGCCTGCCACTCCCTGGACGGCTCGCTGCTGGTGGCCACGACTTTCAAGGGCATTTTCGGCAGGAAACAGATCGTGCTTACCGACGGCAAAGAACGAAGGATCACCATAGACGAGGCCTATTTCAAAAAATCGATTCTGGAACCCAACGCCGATGTTGTGAAAGGCTTCGATCCGATCATGCCCGAGACGGGAGGAATAACTGAGGGGGAGATTCGGGAGATGATGGAGTATGTTAAGGGGTTGAAGTAGATTGATGTGACCGTCACTTTAGAAGTGACGGTCACATTAAAACTCTAAATCTATCCGTCAACCGACGGAGGGACTTTGCAAGGGGCGCATTCCACCCTTTGAAGCGACCGAAGGAAGTACCCGCCAACTGGCGGGTAGGGGGTCAGGGGGGAGTTGATTTCGGCCATAGTTAGTTTTTTAGCAGGAGTGTTGTGATTAAAGACAGACTAACAACTTTTTTTGCGCTTATCAAACTCAAAATCACCACCGCCGTCGCATTGACGACAGCCGTGGGCTATGTTTTGGCGGTGGAACAATTATCGAGCCAAATTTTCATCCCGATGCTGGGTATCTGGTTATTGGCCTGCGGCTCATCGGCGTTGAACGAATTGCAGGAACGAACCATCGACGGCCTCATGCGCCGCACTCGGCAACGGCCATTGCCTGCCCATCGAATTGAAACCAGAACTGCGGTGGTTATCATCATGATTTTATCATTGGCGGGGACGCTGGTTTTATATTTTGGAACGAACCTGTTAGCGACGGTACTGGGCCTGTTCGCCCTAATCTGGTACAATGGTGTCTACACGCCGCTCAAAAGAAAGACCGCCTTTGCCGCTGTGCCAGGCGCATTGATCGGCGCCATCCCGCCCATGGTCGGCTGGGTTGCTGGCGGCGGAAATATTTTCGATCCGACCATCGTTCTCATCGCCAGCTTTTTCTTCATCTGGCAGGTGCCCCATTTCTGGCTGCTGCTCATGCTGTCGGGCGATGACTACCAGCGAGCGGGACTGCCATCATTGACCAGATTTTTTTCCATGGCCCAGATCGCCCGAATTACATTTATCTGGACACTAACGACAGCCCTGGCGGCGCTGATCATTATCAATTTCATTGGAGTGGAGTCCATAGCGATTAAAATTGCTGTTCTGATGATGGCCGCTGGCCTTGTTTGGCAGGCGAGCACAACTCTGCAGGCCAAACAGCGCCCGTGGCGATTGAGACATGCGTTTATCGGCATTAATATCTTTGCGCTATTGGTGACCCTTTTTCTGGCGATTGACAAATTGATGAATATTTAATGAGGTAATTTCCCCATGCAATTTTCCGATCAATTCACCCTGCTGGCCACACCAGCCCATCTGTCACTGGTTAAAATTTTATTGCTGATCATGTTTCTGCTCCATCTGCCGTACATCGGATTGCTCATCGGCAGTTCATTTCTTTCAGTTTGGTTCAATTTATCAGGCCGAAAGAATAAAAATCCACTGCACTCGAGCTTTGCCAGGGATCTGATCGAGCTGGCGGCGTTCAATAATAGCATCGGACTGGTGTTGGGCGCTCTCCCACTGTTGGTGATTGCGCTGATCTATTCCCAGATCCTCTACGGCGGCAATGCAGTAACCCTGCAATATCTGATTTATTCTTTCCTGCCGATCTTACTGGGATTGATCGCCGTTTACATCTATCGCTTCACGGTGCGCAGCGAAAAAATTGTTTATGTGTTGGTGGGCGCCTTGGGGGTGTTGCTATTGCTGGCGGGATATTTTGTGTTCATCGCCAGTATCGCCCGTTTTCATGATCCCGAAAAATGGGCCTTCATCAAACATCCCGTCCAGGTTTTGATCGGCTGGCACGCCATCGGCAATTATTTGGCCTTTTTGACCAGTTCCTTCGCCATCACAGGGATTGGCATCATTTTCTTTTTCTTCGCCTGGGGAAAAAAGCTCTCAACCGATACCACTGAATATGCCGCCTGGGTGAAAAAGTTCGGCCTGACCATCGGGTTGATTTTTACGCTATTGACGCCCCTGTTCATCGTTTTCAGTTTGATCAACTTGCCCGACATCGCCTATTCCTATACTGTGATTGCCATGTCGATCGTCCTTCTAATTTTGCTGGCGGTGGTAAGCAATGTACTGGCGAAGCTGCTGCAAGGGGCTTCCATCAGGCTGGGCATCTCCGCCTTCATCCTCTCGATCCTGGCCTTTTTAGTGATGATTTTGAATAGCAGTACGGCTCGAGAGAATGCCTTGCTGGAGCATAACAAATTTCTGGCGCTGGAATCCCAGGCTCGACTGGCCAAGATACTCCCCGAACGGCAAATGGAAGAAGGCGGCGGCATCACCGATTACGCCAAAGGAGAGGCGATTTACAAGCGGATTTGTTCCTCCTGCCATCGGTTTGATCAAAAAATCGTAGGGCCGCCATACGTGACGGTGTTGCCCAAATATGAAAACGACATCCAAAAATTGATCGCCTTCGTCTCCAATCCGTACAAAGTGAACCCCAACTATCCACCGATGCCGAACCAGGGGCTCAAGATTACGGAGGTCGAGGCAGTGGCGGGGTATTTGTTGAAGACGTATCAGGAGCAGTATAAGAAGTGAGTTGGGGTGTTGGGCGATTGGGAGATTGGGTAATTGGGTAACTGGGGGATTGGGTGATCGGGAAAATAGGTAATTAGTGCCTGAACGAAAACTATTGAATTTGTAGCAAAAATGTCATTCCGAACGAAGTGAGGAATCTGTTTTTTACACAAATATTGGATTTACAGATTTCTCCCTTCGGTCGAAATGACAGAATGGTGAGTTTTCGTTCAAACACTAATTAGGTAATTAGTGCGTGAACGAAAATGCTGAATTTTCTATAAAGCAGTCATTGCGAGCGGAGCGAAGCAATCTCTTAATCTTTCAAGTTTCTTAAAGATTGCTTCTCCGCCTTCGGCGGATCGCAATGACATCAGAGGCAGTAATAACTGAGTCTTCGTTCAAGCACTAATTCGATGACTTGGAAACTAAATTCTGAGTCGTTTCGATTCCCAGTTAAAAAAGATATCTTTTCTGTGGGATTCCAATTCTGTGGAAGCACGCTTTTTAGTTAGTAAATGCCCAAGGTGGCTAAGAAAGTAATCAAGAGGAGTACAGGCAGTGAAACTGAATACCAGAGCGTTACTGATTAGCGGTTATTTCGGATTTTTGATCCTGTTGGTTTTGTTATTGGGCTATCTCTGGAAAACGTATCGCAAGGCGCCCGACCAGCCCATTGCGTTCAGTCATCAGCGGCATGTTTCCTTTGTCGGCTTGCAGTGCACGCATTGCCATGCCTACGTTGAGAAGGCCGCCAAGCCAGGCATTCCCGCCGTAGCCGTGTGCATGGAATGCCACCAGAATGTAGCGACCGATCGGCCCGAGATCATCAAATTGACCAAATACTGGAACGATAAACAGCCTGTGCCCTGGAACAAAGTGCACTATCTGCCACCCCATGTCAATTTCACGCACAAACGCCATATCAAACGGGGCTTTGACTGCGCTGTCTGCCATGGCGAGGTGAAGAATATGGAAAAGATCCGCCAGGTGAAATCGCTGCGCATGGGCTGGTGTCTCACCTGTCATCGGGCAAATGGAGGATCGGAGGACTGTTGGACGTGTCATAAGTGAGGATGCAATATCATGGATCGAGGAAAATTGTTTTCAGATGTCAATAAGTACATGGCAGAAATATTCGGGAACAAACTAAAAAAGATTTTTTTATACGGCTCTTATGCAAAAAATAAGCAGACCAAGGAATCTGATATTGATTTTTTCGTGCTGGTCGATGAGACTGAAGAAGATTTGAAAAAAGTTAGATATCGAATTGCCGATGTCATGGCGGAATTATCATTAAATCACGACGTACTTGTTTCGATCACAGAGGAGACTTTGAATCGATTTATGGAATACTCTGAAATATTGCCTTTCTATCAAATTATAAAG from candidate division KSB1 bacterium includes these protein-coding regions:
- a CDS encoding nucleotidyltransferase domain-containing protein is translated as MRYQDIQQKIRPIFESDPEIAAVYLFGSTATGKNHLKSDIDLAILFQRPLSTIESHRRLEQHFVKLTKALGAEPDLVDLEKIDLILLFEILKEGIILIENDRERNRNFMGRKLVECIDFQTIMKRCARGMYRNALERVSG
- a CDS encoding DUF559 domain-containing protein, yielding MPRNPIIPYNPKLKTLARELRKNATYSEKILWNAIRRKQLGYEFHRQVPIDEFIVDFYCHELMLAIEIDGISHEAEYAKINDKERQSKIENFGVSFLRFDDEFVKANPDKVISEIENWIRLNARRTSP
- a CDS encoding DUF86 domain-containing protein gives rise to the protein MVKTDVLYRKISQVKHHLERLKAKQKLSRESFLTDLDAQDSVLLNLQHAIQGIIDIGAHIISDEAWGVPGSLSDIFYKLEDHGLISPSLVEKLIPMIGFRNLIVHQYGDINFSIVYEIYQKRLEDIENFLDVIQSHFQP
- the coxB gene encoding cytochrome c oxidase subunit II translates to MIVDTANIPQTVNNVFYLILAISVVLLLLITFLMVFFVIKYHRKRNKEPKDIEGNTWLEITWTVIPTILVLGMFYYGWIGYKMMKDVPKDAMTINVTGRMWSWLFEYENGIQSDTLYVPVDKPIRINLKSQDVLHSFYIPAFRVKHDVVPGNEQGYVWFQPKELGTYDVFCAEYCGQQHAYMKTKLVVLPETDFQAWLSKKGGAAPAADSVAIKPMTTSSSAEPAKTDAPKEIPRGLALLNEKQCTACHSLDGSLLVATTFKGIFGRKQIVLTDGKERRITIDEAYFKKSILEPNADVVKGFDPIMPETGGITEGEIREMMEYVKGLK
- a CDS encoding cytochrome c oxidase subunit 3, giving the protein MTDFLSLQRSIPLTKSIAIRKTWRRSLQMVGTTEFAVAKHSDYTGAKIGMWLFLFTELLLFGGMFVLYSVYRYKYAHDFHIAAYELNQLMGAINTVILLTSSLTMALSIAALQRANRKLSNIFLIITIVLGVLFLVNKYFEWSAKIEHGIYPNSPLLARSFNNGETLFFGLYYAMTGLHGLHVVIGIGILTFMLYFINRQPTTQFAIEPAQVDELRGSQLKIEDRQGRKLWDGATIGNSVRRISITFKHYATDETFDRTNITKLENSGLYWHLVDIIWIFLFPLFYLIT
- a CDS encoding type II toxin-antitoxin system HicB family antitoxin, which translates into the protein MSENTNKFKMNKIYKNDIQIIIEKGDDGYFVVHCPTIKACWSQGKTQNEALKNIQEAIDLYLSEEQSKSQKLKFRKFDLGEEVHVDRDELYSGRG
- a CDS encoding cytochrome C oxidase subunit IV family protein, which codes for MTHHDSTQEQHAVTYSTYILIWFALIVLTGLTVAVAGTNLGGLSVWTAILIAAIKTTLVLMVFMHLKYERPLFRWMVLVVLVAITIFIVFTFFDVSYR
- a CDS encoding SCO family protein, with amino-acid sequence MRKLIIIVLIWLIGAQFSGLARAQDEKIEVGIIEKLGQYIPKDVFFYDERGDSVALKDMIDKPTILSFVYFRCPTICPRMLAELSVLLEKIALEPGKDFNLITISFDPTDTPASAADKKMNFMKSIQRPLPENAWRFLTGDINNIARITEAVGYRFKKDRQDFIHPSAIIALSPEGKIVRYIMGLSYLPFDVKMAVIEAAEGRVGPTINKVLLYCFSYDPQGRTYAMNITKITGTIILFLVAVFAIFLVAKSRTRGNK
- the ctaD gene encoding cytochrome c oxidase subunit I; amino-acid sequence: MAHDAAIATTHPVSFLEERGRFTGILSWIFSTDHKRIGILYLFSMLAMFLVGATFAFLMRLELIAPGKTIIEPQTYNSFFTLHGVIMIFLFIIPSIPAAFGNFFLPIQIGAKDVAFPRLNLLSWWLYISGAALAIYSLVSGAAPADTGWTFYAPYSIRTGTNVSLTVFAAFVLGFSSILTGVNFITTIHRMRAPGMGWFKMPLFQWALYATGWIQIIATPIVGITLLLVIFERAFGIGVFDPTKGGDPILYQHLFWIYSHPAVYIMILPGMGVISEMIPVFARRTIFGYKFIAFSSLAIAFFGSLVWGHHMFVSGQSYTADVVFSLLTFLVAIPSAIKVFNWVATLYKGSIELESPMLFSLAFIFLFSIGGLTGLMQGALAVNVHIHDTSFIVGHFHYVMFGGTGFAFFGALHYWFPKMFGKMYNRKLAKIAWGFMFVGFNTLYFPLLVIGWMGMPRRYYDYLPQFHTGHLISTIGSWILITGILLVLYNLGRALIKGEKAGQNPWGGATLEWQTSTPPPLENFEKIPEVNRDPYDFRGIAVQ
- a CDS encoding Uma2 family endonuclease; its protein translation is MHQNKKSNRLFTIEALTAETNEQLRQPLRMTEEEFLEFCDEDTKAEHIDGEVIVLSPGSNKHSRIATFLTRILQFYIDRHHLGTLWGENFQVRPRQGLRRVSDLIFISKDNRVTVTNTEGR
- a CDS encoding cation transporter; amino-acid sequence: MKIKNHLFLILFFAFIVLLNFDCKKSSHQKEKIQLEIAEVTIPVQGMTCGSCEHHIETEVIRKAGVIEIKADHQKAIAHVKYDSSKISLDQLVAAINETGYKASMPVASDQ
- a CDS encoding protoheme IX farnesyltransferase, which translates into the protein MIKDRLTTFFALIKLKITTAVALTTAVGYVLAVEQLSSQIFIPMLGIWLLACGSSALNELQERTIDGLMRRTRQRPLPAHRIETRTAVVIIMILSLAGTLVLYFGTNLLATVLGLFALIWYNGVYTPLKRKTAFAAVPGALIGAIPPMVGWVAGGGNIFDPTIVLIASFFFIWQVPHFWLLLMLSGDDYQRAGLPSLTRFFSMAQIARITFIWTLTTALAALIIINFIGVESIAIKIAVLMMAAGLVWQASTTLQAKQRPWRLRHAFIGINIFALLVTLFLAIDKLMNI